A single region of the Chitinophaga niabensis genome encodes:
- a CDS encoding DNA-3-methyladenine glycosylase I has protein sequence MEKNRCGWSLKDQLYKDYHDNEWGVPNHDDTHLFEMLNLEGAQAGLSWYTVLTKRENYRAAFDQWDANKIARYTEKKISSLLENPGIIRNKLKIHATIGNAKAFLAVQKEFGSFDKYIWQFVGHKPILNRFASLSNVPAKTAESDAMSKDLLKRGFKFVGSTICYAYMQATGMVNDHVQGCWKYKK, from the coding sequence ATGGAAAAGAACCGTTGCGGCTGGAGCCTGAAAGATCAGCTATATAAGGACTATCACGACAATGAATGGGGCGTACCCAATCACGATGATACACATTTATTCGAGATGCTCAATCTCGAAGGTGCGCAGGCAGGGCTAAGCTGGTATACGGTACTCACTAAAAGGGAGAACTACCGTGCTGCCTTTGATCAATGGGATGCTAATAAGATAGCCCGTTACACAGAGAAGAAGATTTCTTCTTTATTAGAGAACCCGGGGATCATTCGCAATAAGCTGAAGATCCATGCCACCATTGGCAATGCTAAAGCCTTCCTTGCTGTGCAGAAGGAATTCGGCAGCTTTGATAAATACATCTGGCAGTTTGTGGGACATAAACCTATTTTGAACAGGTTTGCGAGCCTGAGCAATGTACCTGCTAAGACTGCGGAGTCTGATGCTATGAGTAAGGATCTGTTGAAGCGGGGGTTTAAGTTTGTGGGCTCAACGATCTGTTATGCCTATATGCAGGCAACAGGGATGGTGAATGATCATGTGCAGGGGTGTTGGAAATATAAGAAGTAA
- a CDS encoding DUF4954 family protein, giving the protein MNHIEKKPLHQLGYQFIDGPYLPEGKNEYYLRDKQRGKETVHRKLNAREIETLVRNDNTSDDWNNIFVDNDFDPNLVQHCHFYGMVRIGKLEPYFLEFHNLRLPVGLYNSTIASCDFGDNVVVQNVNFLSHYIIGNEVIIANVNEMATTDHAKFGNGIVKEGEPESVRIWLELCNENGGRSVMPFDGMLPGDAWLWTRNRHDAVLQEQFKAFTEKEFDKKRGYYGMVGDRTVIKNCKIIKDVTIGTDAYLKGANKLKNLTINSEAGAPTQIGEGCEMVNGIIGLGCRAFYGVKAVRFIMASHSQLKYGARLINSYLGNNATISCCEVLNSLIFPAHEQHHNNSFLCAALIMGQSNMAAGATIGSNHNSRGADGEIIAGRGFWPGLSVTLKHNSKFASFTLISKGNYLHELQVPYPFSLVVNDEHENSLKVMPGYWLMHNMYALARNSWKYIDRDKRTDKTQVLEFDYLAPDSVEELFTTLELLELAVGKAHHGNKKVSEKTLRQDGRQLLLKENESVKRMTIYADGIENSARKVQLLKVHRSYPLFRELIVLYAMRNLLKNIVVVPSFNALSALCRNSKRTAWHNAGGQLIKAEDMDDIKMRIRKGKINSWQQLHDTYRQLGERYEQDKLQHALASLLELLQLTPKEFTTSQLRKCLEQSVHTLGALTEGIYRSREKDYVNPFRQMTYENQEEMEAVVGKLDENSFIQQTITDLKAYKKQVKDLIKKWEL; this is encoded by the coding sequence ATGAACCATATAGAAAAGAAACCACTCCACCAGCTGGGGTATCAGTTCATTGACGGCCCTTATCTGCCGGAAGGAAAGAATGAATACTACCTCCGGGATAAACAACGCGGCAAGGAAACCGTACACCGCAAACTGAATGCAAGGGAAATTGAAACATTGGTTCGGAACGACAATACCTCGGACGACTGGAACAATATATTTGTAGATAACGACTTTGACCCCAACCTGGTGCAGCACTGCCACTTTTATGGCATGGTGCGCATCGGCAAACTGGAACCCTACTTCCTGGAATTCCATAACCTCCGCCTGCCGGTAGGGCTTTATAACAGCACCATTGCCTCCTGCGATTTCGGGGACAACGTGGTAGTGCAAAATGTGAACTTCCTTTCCCATTACATCATCGGCAACGAAGTGATCATTGCCAATGTAAACGAAATGGCCACTACAGACCATGCCAAATTCGGAAATGGTATTGTAAAAGAAGGGGAGCCGGAAAGCGTACGCATCTGGTTGGAGCTTTGTAATGAGAACGGCGGCAGAAGTGTAATGCCTTTCGACGGCATGCTGCCGGGAGATGCCTGGCTCTGGACACGCAACCGGCACGATGCCGTTCTGCAAGAGCAGTTCAAAGCCTTCACTGAAAAAGAGTTCGACAAGAAAAGAGGGTACTACGGCATGGTAGGAGACCGTACCGTGATCAAGAACTGTAAGATCATTAAAGATGTAACCATCGGTACGGACGCTTACCTGAAAGGTGCCAATAAATTAAAGAACCTCACCATCAACAGTGAAGCCGGTGCCCCTACCCAGATAGGAGAAGGCTGTGAGATGGTGAACGGGATCATAGGGCTGGGCTGCCGCGCTTTCTATGGTGTAAAAGCCGTTCGTTTTATCATGGCCTCGCATTCGCAGTTAAAATATGGTGCGCGGCTGATCAACTCTTACCTGGGCAACAACGCTACTATCTCCTGCTGTGAAGTATTGAATTCACTGATCTTCCCGGCACATGAGCAACACCATAACAACTCCTTCCTCTGCGCCGCATTGATCATGGGCCAGAGTAATATGGCAGCAGGTGCTACCATTGGTTCCAACCATAATTCCCGTGGAGCAGATGGTGAGATCATTGCAGGCAGGGGCTTCTGGCCAGGTCTCTCCGTAACCCTGAAACATAATTCCAAATTTGCCAGCTTCACCCTGATCTCCAAAGGCAATTACCTGCATGAATTACAGGTACCCTATCCTTTCAGCCTTGTTGTGAATGATGAACATGAGAACAGCCTGAAAGTAATGCCAGGATATTGGCTCATGCACAATATGTACGCATTGGCCCGCAACTCCTGGAAGTATATAGACAGAGATAAACGCACTGATAAAACACAGGTGCTGGAATTTGATTACCTGGCACCGGATTCCGTGGAAGAGTTATTCACTACGCTGGAACTGCTGGAACTGGCTGTAGGAAAGGCACACCATGGTAATAAAAAAGTAAGCGAGAAAACCCTGCGGCAGGATGGCCGGCAGTTGCTGCTGAAAGAAAATGAATCCGTTAAACGGATGACAATCTATGCAGACGGTATCGAAAACTCCGCCCGCAAAGTGCAGCTGCTGAAAGTACATCGCTCTTATCCTCTTTTCCGCGAACTGATTGTGTTGTACGCTATGCGTAACCTGCTGAAAAATATCGTAGTGGTTCCATCTTTTAATGCTTTATCGGCCCTTTGCAGGAACAGCAAACGCACAGCATGGCATAATGCCGGCGGGCAGCTGATCAAAGCAGAGGATATGGATGATATCAAAATGCGGATCAGGAAAGGAAAGATCAACAGCTGGCAGCAGTTGCATGATACTTACCGGCAGTTAGGCGAGCGATATGAACAGGATAAATTACAACATGCGCTGGCCAGCCTGTTAGAGCTGTTACAGCTCACACCCAAAGAATTCACTACCTCCCAGCTCAGAAAATGCCTGGAGCAATCCGTGCATACGCTTGGTGCTTTAACGGAAGGTATCTATCGCAGCCGGGAAAAAGATTATGTAAATCCTTTCCGCCAGATGACCTACGAGAACCAGGAAGAAATGGAAGCAGTAGTAGGCAAACTGGATGAGAACAGTTTTATTCAACAAACGATCACGGACCTGAAAGCCTATAAGAAACAAGTGAAGGACCTGATCAAAAAATGGGAACTCTGA
- a CDS encoding dihydrofolate reductase family protein, with protein MSKIKITTFSISLDGFGAGPLQSLKDPLGIRGEELHAWMFEKANSDGTGVDNDIARKSMENVGAWIIGRNMFGPVRGAWPDDEWKGWWGEQPPFHVPVFVLTHHARESFKMEGGTTFHFVTGGIEAALEEAKKVADGKDIRIGGGVSTVHQFLRAGYVDEIQLTFSPIFLGSGENLFSGIDLPALGFNKIEKINGENATHIILKK; from the coding sequence ATGAGTAAGATCAAGATCACGACATTCTCCATTTCGCTGGATGGGTTTGGAGCAGGACCACTTCAAAGCTTAAAAGATCCACTCGGCATAAGAGGGGAAGAGCTTCACGCATGGATGTTTGAAAAAGCAAACAGTGATGGCACCGGCGTGGACAACGATATTGCCAGGAAGTCCATGGAAAATGTAGGCGCCTGGATTATAGGGCGTAATATGTTCGGTCCGGTCCGCGGAGCCTGGCCGGATGATGAATGGAAAGGCTGGTGGGGTGAACAACCACCTTTTCATGTTCCTGTATTTGTTTTAACCCATCATGCAAGGGAATCTTTCAAAATGGAAGGGGGAACAACGTTTCACTTTGTCACCGGCGGTATCGAAGCTGCACTTGAGGAAGCTAAAAAGGTAGCGGATGGAAAAGATATCCGCATCGGGGGAGGTGTTTCAACAGTTCACCAATTCTTACGGGCAGGCTATGTTGATGAAATTCAATTGACGTTCTCACCCATTTTTCTTGGTTCAGGAGAAAACCTGTTTTCCGGGATTGATCTGCCTGCCCTTGGTTTTAATAAGATCGAGAAGATAAATGGAGAAAATGCAACGCATATTATTTTGAAAAAATAA
- a CDS encoding DUF7003 family protein produces the protein MFTEAEILSQLDLTFKGEPSAYYPATQPEDIKYNFFLDLEHGYCETAGSRIHLYGDTARWAIVFEKSGYQNRATAAEIELTYIGNCIDYPVNKYPERNYISNTSRIVLIDPEEFERIENKVGEEMETFELIGQDIKEIKVRDRLIPFDSDYKNYEKTGINVRDYDNPKKLIGFGDFVRYLHETDPSAIAAREEEIYQHIPQELPKLMIINDFHFISAYDESVPPSSQEMYKLIANILVTGEIVNWKPTKEPNNHWTNWESGNL, from the coding sequence ATGTTTACAGAAGCGGAGATATTAAGCCAATTAGACTTAACATTCAAAGGGGAACCAAGTGCATATTATCCTGCAACACAACCAGAGGATATTAAGTACAATTTTTTCCTTGACCTGGAGCATGGTTACTGCGAAACGGCAGGTAGTCGCATTCATCTCTATGGAGATACCGCAAGATGGGCAATCGTGTTTGAAAAAAGCGGCTATCAAAACCGTGCAACTGCTGCTGAAATAGAACTGACTTATATTGGTAATTGTATCGACTATCCGGTTAATAAGTACCCTGAAAGGAATTACATATCCAATACAAGCAGAATAGTGCTTATTGATCCGGAAGAATTCGAAAGGATCGAAAATAAAGTCGGCGAAGAAATGGAGACATTTGAATTGATAGGGCAGGATATAAAAGAAATTAAAGTTCGCGATAGGCTTATTCCATTTGATAGCGATTACAAAAATTATGAAAAAACAGGAATTAATGTACGGGACTATGATAATCCCAAAAAGCTTATTGGCTTCGGGGACTTCGTGAGATATCTCCATGAAACTGACCCATCTGCTATTGCTGCCAGGGAAGAAGAGATCTATCAACATATCCCACAGGAACTGCCTAAACTAATGATCATAAATGATTTTCATTTTATTAGTGCATATGATGAGTCGGTTCCTCCATCTTCACAAGAAATGTATAAACTTATTGCCAATATTCTGGTGACAGGAGAAATAGTAAACTGGAAGCCTACTAAAGAACCAAATAACCATTGGACAAACTGGGAATCAGGAAATTTATAA
- a CDS encoding L-fucose dehydrogenase, translated as MDLGLQDKVVIVTGGAKGIGEAIARLIVAEGGIAVIAGRKEADNERTVAELRKGGGKAFGITAELGKVEDCKKVIDQTIKEFGRIDGLINNAGANDGVGLESGNPEKFMQSLQNNLSHYYNLAHYALPYLKATKGNIVNIGSKVATTGQGNTSGYAASKGAINALTREWAVELLPFSVRVNTVIPAEVWTPLYETWIKSLPNPEEKLQSIVSKIPFEKRMTTSEEIAGMTVFLLSGLSSHTTGQIIYVDGGYTHLDRSVS; from the coding sequence ATGGATCTCGGATTACAGGATAAAGTAGTGATTGTTACAGGTGGTGCTAAAGGTATTGGAGAAGCAATAGCACGGCTGATCGTAGCAGAGGGCGGCATTGCCGTGATTGCAGGCCGCAAGGAAGCGGATAATGAAAGAACAGTAGCGGAACTGCGCAAAGGCGGTGGTAAAGCTTTTGGTATTACTGCTGAATTAGGTAAAGTAGAAGATTGCAAAAAGGTAATAGATCAAACCATCAAGGAATTTGGCCGTATAGACGGGTTAATCAATAACGCCGGTGCCAATGATGGGGTAGGACTGGAAAGCGGCAACCCGGAGAAGTTCATGCAATCCCTGCAGAACAACTTATCCCACTACTACAACCTGGCGCATTATGCATTGCCATACCTGAAAGCAACAAAAGGTAATATTGTGAACATTGGTTCTAAAGTGGCAACAACAGGGCAGGGGAATACTTCAGGTTATGCAGCATCCAAGGGGGCTATCAATGCACTTACCAGAGAATGGGCCGTAGAACTGCTGCCATTTTCAGTGCGCGTGAACACCGTGATCCCTGCAGAAGTATGGACACCGTTGTATGAAACATGGATCAAATCATTACCTAACCCGGAAGAGAAATTGCAATCCATCGTTTCTAAAATTCCATTTGAAAAAAGGATGACCACTTCCGAAGAGATTGCCGGTATGACGGTATTCCTCTTATCAGGATTATCATCTCACACCACCGGGCAGATCATTTATGTGGATGGGGGATACACACATCTGGACCGTTCTGTCAGTTAA
- a CDS encoding ligand-binding sensor domain-containing protein — translation MSGNVICELQDKAGNIWFSTGQGAYRYDGRSFTNFTTKDGLGSNNVNEIIQDKAGNILFATNSGVFKYNGKSITALTANDDVSKKTVSSLLEDKEGNLWLGTMQSGVYRYDGKTFANFLNKDDHAFNLDAHHQAIIDILQDKKGNIWFCTWNRGGVWKYDGKVFTNYLPSAGYYLQEEQPANNVKFFLKKDPNSQSQDSITDDMIFSISEDKTGNLWLATRRHGACRYDGQSFISFTKNKGLVDKGMYAILEDKKGNLWFTTEKDGVWRFDGKSFKNFTTQDGLTNNSVFSILEDRNGNLWFGTRGFGLSRYDGKNFTVFSESHN, via the coding sequence ATGTCTGGCAATGTTATTTGTGAGCTGCAGGATAAAGCAGGCAACATTTGGTTCAGCACAGGGCAGGGAGCCTATCGGTACGATGGCCGGTCCTTTACCAATTTTACAACCAAAGATGGACTGGGCAGTAATAATGTAAATGAAATTATTCAGGACAAAGCTGGGAATATTCTATTCGCCACTAACAGCGGTGTTTTTAAGTACAATGGCAAATCCATTACTGCTCTTACAGCGAACGATGATGTAAGCAAAAAAACTGTTTCAAGCCTTTTAGAAGACAAGGAAGGAAACCTTTGGTTAGGAACAATGCAAAGCGGCGTTTACCGATACGATGGTAAGACCTTTGCTAACTTTCTGAATAAAGATGATCACGCATTTAACCTTGATGCGCATCACCAGGCCATTATAGATATTTTACAGGATAAAAAGGGAAACATATGGTTTTGTACCTGGAACCGCGGCGGTGTGTGGAAATATGATGGGAAAGTTTTCACTAATTATCTGCCATCTGCCGGTTATTATTTGCAGGAAGAACAACCTGCCAATAATGTAAAATTCTTTCTGAAGAAAGATCCCAATTCCCAATCGCAGGATAGCATCACCGATGATATGATCTTTTCTATCTCAGAAGATAAGACCGGTAACCTTTGGTTGGCCACCAGGAGGCACGGCGCCTGCCGTTATGATGGGCAGAGCTTTATAAGCTTTACGAAAAATAAGGGCCTTGTTGATAAAGGGATGTATGCTATTTTAGAAGATAAAAAAGGAAATCTTTGGTTCACCACAGAGAAAGATGGGGTGTGGCGGTTCGATGGCAAGTCCTTTAAAAATTTCACCACACAGGATGGCTTGACCAACAATTCAGTGTTTAGCATTTTAGAAGACAGGAACGGCAATCTTTGGTTTGGGACAAGGGGTTTTGGTCTGAGCCGTTACGATGGGAAGAATTTCACCGTTTTTTCTGAATCACATAATTAA
- a CDS encoding MbnP family protein, translating to MKLHRLLTALLVLCMACKKDVQDQKGTLQIIFKNVVNGAALKLNTANYTNAAGETFTISTFKYYISNITLIKLDNSELKLPAAYYLVNEADSASKVINIPAPGGEYRAISFMLGVDSIRNVSGAQTDALDPVNGMFWSWNSGYIMAKLEGTSPVSTAANNALTFHIGGFSGRYNALQTIQLVSPISLSVSEIRKPQITINADAYAWFSQPNLVRFQTTSTIHVPGEDASKIATNYRNMFRITDVTDL from the coding sequence ATGAAGCTGCACCGCCTCCTGACCGCATTGTTAGTTTTATGCATGGCCTGTAAAAAGGATGTTCAGGATCAAAAAGGCACCCTGCAGATCATTTTCAAAAATGTAGTGAACGGCGCGGCACTCAAATTGAACACTGCTAATTACACCAATGCCGCCGGTGAAACATTCACCATTTCCACCTTCAAATATTACATCAGCAATATCACACTCATTAAACTGGATAACAGTGAATTGAAGTTGCCCGCTGCTTATTATCTCGTTAACGAAGCAGATTCAGCTTCCAAAGTGATCAATATCCCTGCCCCCGGAGGAGAATACAGGGCTATTTCCTTTATGCTGGGAGTAGATAGTATACGGAATGTAAGCGGTGCACAAACAGACGCACTGGATCCTGTAAACGGGATGTTCTGGAGCTGGAACAGTGGTTATATTATGGCGAAACTGGAAGGTACTTCCCCTGTGTCCACTGCCGCCAACAATGCACTGACCTTTCATATCGGAGGATTCAGCGGACGATACAACGCGCTGCAAACAATACAGCTGGTCAGCCCCATCAGTTTATCTGTTTCAGAGATACGCAAACCACAGATCACGATCAACGCCGATGCATATGCCTGGTTTAGTCAACCGAACCTGGTCCGTTTCCAGACAACTTCTACCATTCACGTACCGGGAGAAGATGCCTCGAAAATAGCCACAAATTATCGCAACATGTTCCGCATTACAGATGTAACTGACCTGTGA
- a CDS encoding cytochrome-c peroxidase has translation MSQNPLTVQGVALGRRLFYDPRLSRDSTISCGFCHQQFAAFAHFDHPLSHGIDNNTGFRSVPGLFNLIWQREFMWDGGVNHLEIQPLTPITDPNEMGEDLARLIAKLNGDAKYRGLFNDAFGAGEINSQKVFKALAQFMATMNSFDSKYDSIMRNAPGVKFTTEEENGYKIFQDKCASCHKEPLFTDGSYRNNGLPINASLHDAGRMRITNNTNDYLKFKVPSLRNIIKSPPYMHDGRFYDIFNVFDHYSEGVIQTPTIDPLLRNGLPLTESEKRELYFFLNTLTDPGFINSKALSEIVITN, from the coding sequence ATGTCCCAGAATCCGCTCACCGTACAAGGTGTAGCGTTGGGAAGAAGGTTATTCTATGATCCCCGCTTATCCCGCGATAGCACTATCTCCTGTGGGTTCTGTCATCAGCAGTTTGCTGCTTTTGCGCATTTTGATCATCCTTTAAGTCATGGTATTGATAATAACACCGGCTTTCGCTCTGTGCCGGGTCTTTTTAACCTGATCTGGCAAAGGGAGTTTATGTGGGATGGTGGTGTGAATCACCTGGAAATACAACCGCTTACACCCATTACAGATCCCAACGAAATGGGAGAGGACCTTGCCAGGCTGATCGCAAAGCTGAATGGAGATGCGAAATACAGAGGATTGTTCAATGATGCCTTTGGAGCAGGAGAAATTAACAGCCAGAAGGTCTTTAAAGCCTTAGCGCAATTCATGGCCACCATGAATTCCTTCGATTCAAAATACGATAGCATCATGCGGAATGCCCCCGGTGTGAAATTCACAACGGAAGAAGAAAATGGCTACAAGATCTTCCAGGATAAATGTGCTTCCTGCCATAAAGAACCACTGTTTACAGATGGATCTTACAGGAATAACGGTCTGCCCATCAACGCCTCTTTACATGATGCCGGCCGCATGCGCATTACCAATAACACCAACGACTATCTGAAATTTAAAGTACCTTCTTTGCGTAATATCATCAAGAGCCCCCCGTACATGCATGACGGTCGTTTTTATGATATTTTCAATGTGTTCGACCACTATTCTGAAGGCGTAATTCAAACCCCAACCATCGATCCGCTCCTGCGGAATGGACTGCCGCTCACGGAGAGTGAAAAGCGTGAGTTGTACTTTTTTCTTAATACATTAACAGATCCCGGCTTCATCAACAGTAAGGCCCTGAGTGAGATAGTGATTACTAACTAA
- a CDS encoding septal ring lytic transglycosylase RlpA family protein: MKYLILFILFMGGAPVIAQQKTKSPSTGIASYYAQKFHGRKTASGEIFDNNAMTAAHNTLPLGTFIKVTNIRNNRWVIVKVTDRLHAANRRVVDLTQAAAKKLGFIHWGLTRVRVEVVSREFVNSVPLWDVAVN, from the coding sequence ATGAAATATCTTATATTATTTATACTATTTATGGGTGGGGCACCTGTGATAGCACAACAAAAAACTAAATCTCCCTCTACCGGAATAGCGAGTTATTACGCACAGAAGTTCCATGGCAGAAAGACCGCGAGTGGGGAGATCTTTGATAACAACGCAATGACCGCCGCACATAATACGTTACCATTAGGCACCTTTATTAAGGTTACGAATATCAGGAATAACCGCTGGGTGATCGTGAAAGTAACGGACCGTTTGCATGCAGCTAACCGCAGGGTAGTTGATCTAACGCAGGCGGCGGCAAAGAAACTGGGCTTTATTCATTGGGGATTGACGAGGGTGAGAGTGGAAGTGGTGTCCAGGGAGTTTGTGAATAGTGTGCCGTTGTGGGATGTGGCGGTGAATTAA
- a CDS encoding MFS transporter, with amino-acid sequence MKMKPGEFIALSACTMMLTALGIDIMLPVLGALRKHFGLEPASTAAAQVIGFFFMGQVAQIIFGVLSDRFGRLPILRIGFPLYIIGGLAAAFAPSLQLMCAARFFAGMGASAVFMTTIAGVRDRFVGDEMARIMSLIFTIFLFTPVVAPFLGMAILNISSWKMVFLTPPIFAVIIFLWSLRLEESLLPGQRVALNWKSIRKSIRTVISNPVFLRYAGVSTLLFMALSAYVSSSEHIVGEIYGKPELFAWIFGSMGLVMALFTLLNSRLSSRYGARRTIKWLVVLYTIIAGILLLLTSALGDPPTMPVFFIAITLLMALNLAIEPNSSALGLEPLGEMAGMASSVYGTAFFFIGASLGSVISYLMVKEVFPLVLSYFIIGLIAVILVFSDRRPFSKEI; translated from the coding sequence ATGAAAATGAAACCCGGAGAGTTCATTGCCTTATCTGCCTGCACAATGATGCTCACAGCTTTAGGGATTGACATCATGCTTCCTGTATTAGGCGCACTACGAAAGCATTTTGGTCTTGAACCTGCATCTACTGCTGCTGCCCAGGTGATTGGCTTCTTTTTTATGGGGCAGGTGGCGCAGATCATATTTGGTGTGCTTTCAGACCGCTTTGGGCGTTTGCCGATCCTGCGTATAGGTTTCCCCTTATACATCATCGGGGGGCTCGCTGCGGCTTTTGCACCGAGTCTGCAGCTCATGTGTGCAGCGCGCTTTTTTGCTGGCATGGGAGCATCCGCTGTATTTATGACCACTATTGCAGGTGTTCGTGATCGCTTCGTTGGAGATGAGATGGCACGCATCATGTCGCTGATCTTTACTATTTTCCTTTTTACGCCTGTAGTGGCGCCTTTTTTAGGGATGGCCATTCTGAATATTTCATCCTGGAAAATGGTATTCCTCACACCTCCCATTTTTGCAGTTATTATCTTTCTCTGGTCACTCAGGCTGGAGGAATCCCTTCTTCCCGGGCAACGCGTCGCACTCAACTGGAAGAGCATCCGCAAATCTATCCGGACAGTTATCAGTAATCCCGTTTTTCTGAGGTATGCCGGCGTTAGTACATTACTTTTCATGGCATTAAGCGCCTATGTTTCCAGCTCTGAACACATTGTGGGAGAGATCTACGGTAAGCCGGAATTATTTGCCTGGATCTTTGGAAGCATGGGATTGGTAATGGCGCTTTTCACCCTGCTCAATTCCCGCCTTTCATCCAGGTATGGGGCAAGGCGTACGATAAAATGGCTGGTTGTACTATATACTATCATAGCAGGTATACTGCTGCTTTTGACCTCTGCTTTGGGGGATCCGCCAACAATGCCGGTTTTCTTTATTGCCATTACGCTTTTGATGGCCCTCAATTTAGCCATAGAACCTAATAGCAGTGCTTTAGGCTTAGAGCCACTGGGAGAAATGGCTGGTATGGCTTCATCTGTCTACGGAACTGCTTTCTTTTTCATTGGTGCTTCCCTGGGATCGGTGATCAGTTATTTAATGGTGAAAGAGGTTTTTCCACTAGTACTCAGTTATTTTATAATTGGGCTTATTGCAGTGATCCTGGTATTTAGTGATCGCAGGCCATTCAGCAAAGAAATTTAG
- the fucP gene encoding L-fucose:H+ symporter permease encodes MAGGAAGTTNYTSTGTTTGQKFLFPFILVTSLFLLWGLIHNLSPILIPHLKKACQLTDTQSSFIDSAIFLAYFLLALPAGYVMKRFGYKAGIIMGLLLYAVGAFMFIPAANARDYSFFLVALFIIASGLTFLETAANPYVTILGKPETATFRLNLAQCFNGFGAFIGPIIGAQFILSGVEHTKEQLSAMPAPELQQYLAGEAATVKMPYMIIGIVVLLIAVLFIFTKLPDVKEEDTPAAKAVNEGSIFKHKHLIAAIITQFFYVGAQVGVNAFFIRFAKFAGGMPEKEAANLLGAVAGLGFLIGRFVGTFLMGFIKPRILLALYALLNIVLVLIAMNFKGDIAIWAVLAIPFFMSIMFPTIFSLGLTGLGGSHTKLGSSLLVMSIVGGAICPPLMGMISDASNIQMAYLVPLVCFAVVLWFAIKGYKLQKAQ; translated from the coding sequence ATGGCAGGCGGCGCAGCTGGCACAACCAATTATACATCCACGGGCACTACAACTGGTCAGAAGTTCCTCTTTCCTTTTATCCTGGTGACCAGTTTATTTCTATTGTGGGGGCTTATTCACAACCTAAGCCCAATTCTGATACCACACCTTAAAAAAGCGTGTCAGTTAACAGACACACAATCCTCTTTCATTGATTCCGCCATATTTCTTGCCTATTTTTTATTGGCATTACCGGCAGGTTATGTGATGAAGAGGTTTGGTTATAAAGCTGGTATTATTATGGGGCTATTGCTGTATGCTGTTGGCGCTTTCATGTTTATTCCTGCAGCAAATGCCAGGGATTATTCTTTCTTCCTGGTGGCATTATTCATTATCGCTTCCGGGTTGACCTTCCTTGAAACTGCAGCCAATCCTTATGTAACTATCCTGGGCAAACCGGAAACAGCTACCTTCAGATTGAACCTGGCACAATGTTTTAATGGATTTGGCGCATTTATAGGGCCCATTATCGGAGCGCAATTTATTCTCTCCGGTGTTGAGCATACGAAAGAGCAATTGAGTGCTATGCCAGCTCCGGAATTACAGCAATATCTGGCAGGCGAGGCGGCCACTGTAAAAATGCCTTACATGATCATTGGCATAGTAGTGTTATTGATAGCCGTATTATTCATCTTCACAAAATTACCCGATGTAAAAGAAGAAGATACTCCGGCTGCCAAGGCTGTTAATGAAGGAAGTATATTTAAACACAAACATCTGATCGCCGCCATTATTACACAGTTCTTTTATGTGGGAGCGCAGGTGGGCGTGAATGCATTCTTTATCCGTTTTGCAAAATTCGCAGGAGGAATGCCGGAAAAAGAAGCCGCTAATCTATTGGGAGCAGTAGCAGGCCTTGGCTTCCTGATAGGCCGTTTTGTTGGCACATTCCTCATGGGCTTTATAAAGCCACGGATATTGCTTGCATTGTATGCCTTATTGAACATTGTGTTAGTGTTGATAGCCATGAATTTTAAAGGAGACATTGCTATTTGGGCGGTGCTGGCAATACCATTCTTTATGTCCATTATGTTTCCAACGATCTTCTCATTAGGCCTCACTGGTTTAGGTGGAAGCCATACTAAACTTGGATCCTCTCTTTTGGTAATGTCCATTGTAGGTGGCGCCATTTGCCCTCCGTTGATGGGCATGATCTCAGATGCTTCCAACATTCAGATGGCTTACCTGGTGCCTCTGGTTTGTTTTGCTGTGGTACTTTGGTTTGCCATAAAAGGGTATAAATTACAGAAAGCACAGTAA